In Cicer arietinum cultivar CDC Frontier isolate Library 1 chromosome 7, Cicar.CDCFrontier_v2.0, whole genome shotgun sequence, a single window of DNA contains:
- the LOC140921079 gene encoding uncharacterized protein, which produces MISWDGFHFYLSSWSKRFHNQQPLWKLIVRLFPVAINLFNSGGLNFAKVPHNDVEGYRKTIDHMMVEEFYWRPYLGFQHEVSEEDRATWSACTYLLCYHIVEKHHTDRVTLQFGLHQQIPQPPEDMKSYHEVDMRRGIDDNWTWVWREEINHWNERHNYVLQGNIVQGVLCHSTKYMIWFRQHTKLFISVEQYLRDPRLQPPSYPRVQSTSQSTPQHQYTAGPSSSSPHIHVATEVPFYDPPPSQYYVPSVPEIPTPGYPTEDGLLYNLFGTQCTTPESAYAVFDSMYNQQSQNVMEPGGSGSNPSTAYIEENDQNDDEPEEPQLVQRARRVRRHRTLGGRFPRKRPPVNIEKFSLQEVASSGNDFLKERKSRAFQEYCFKVG; this is translated from the exons ATGATAAGTTGGGATGGTTTCCATTTCTATTTGAGTTCCTGGAGCAAACGTTTTCATAACCAACAACCATTGTGGAagttgattgtaagactctTCCCAGTTGCCATAAATTT GTTTAATTCTGGTGGTCTAAATTTTGCTAAAGTTCCTCATAACGACGTAGAAGGATATCgaaaaacaattgatcacatgatggttgaggaa TTTTATTGGAGACCTTATCTCGGGTTCCAACATGAAGTTTCAGAAGAAGATAGGGCCACTTGGAGTGCATGTACTTATCTACTCTGTtatcatattgttgaaaaacatCATACAGATAGGGTCACACTCCAGTTTGGTTTACATCAACAAATACCACAACCACCAGAGGACATGAAATCGTATCACGAGGTCGACATGAGGCGTGGGATTGATGATAATTGGACTTGGGTTTGGAGGGAAGAAATAAACCATTGGAATGAGCGCCATAATTACGTGTTGCAAGGTAACATCGTACAAGGTGTTTTATGTCATAGCacaaaatatatgatttggtttagaCAACACACCAAATTGTTTATATCTGTAGAACAATATCTTCGTGATCCCCGTTTACAACCGCCGTCATATCCTCGTGTGCAATCGACCTCCCAATCAACCCCACAACACCAATACACAGCAGGACCGTCTTCATCATCACCTCATATACACGTCGCTACTGAAGTTCCATTTTATGATCCACCACCATCTCAGTATTACGTTCCGTCGGTGCCAGAAATACCAACACCCGGTTATCCGACAGAAGATGGGCttctctataatttgtttggaactcagtgcacaactcctgagtcggcATATGCTGTATTTGATTCAATGTATAATCAACAATCCCAAAATGTAATGGAACCAGGTGGCAGTGGTTCTAATCCATCTACAGCTtacattgaagaaaatgatcaaaatgacgaTGAACCGGAAGAACCGCAACTTGTTCAGagagctagacgagttcgacgacaTCGTACAT tgggaggtcgcttccccaggaaacGACCCCCTGTTAACATTGAAAAATTTTCTCTTCAAGAGGTGGCTTCCTCAGGGAACGACTTCCTGAAGGAacgaaaaagtagggcatttcaGGAATATTGTTTCAAAGTAGGGTAG